The following coding sequences are from one Pyrobaculum sp. 3827-6 window:
- the nrfD gene encoding NrfD/PsrC family molybdoenzyme membrane anchor subunit, translating into MLFLTPRYIAANSVLVSIVNSRRYNVLLVVVGLLITIYSGFLVAAAPGVPFWNTALIPVLWLLSASVCALALVELLLHHGDVTRQVVRIGVALESAELIAILALINLALYGGSTAARLSAQALAYGPLAAAFWGGVVGLGVVIPLAIGIVSMKRQNRALTAAAAVLALIGALLLRILVLQAGVFEPIP; encoded by the coding sequence ATGCTATTCCTCACGCCGAGGTATATAGCGGCCAACAGCGTGCTTGTAAGTATAGTTAACTCTAGGAGATATAATGTTCTGCTAGTGGTTGTTGGCTTACTCATTACAATATACAGCGGCTTCCTCGTAGCGGCGGCTCCCGGAGTCCCGTTCTGGAACACGGCGCTTATACCAGTCCTTTGGTTGCTCAGCGCCTCGGTATGCGCCCTGGCACTGGTAGAGCTCTTGCTACACCACGGCGATGTAACCCGTCAAGTGGTGCGAATAGGCGTGGCGCTTGAATCCGCCGAGCTAATCGCCATCTTGGCCCTTATCAACCTAGCGCTGTATGGAGGCTCCACGGCGGCTAGGCTGAGCGCCCAAGCTCTGGCGTACGGGCCCCTGGCGGCGGCGTTCTGGGGCGGCGTCGTAGGACTAGGCGTGGTCATACCCCTGGCCATTGGGATAGTTTCGATGAAGAGACAAAACAGAGCGCTGACAGCGGCGGCTGCAGTGCTGGCGCTCATCGGGGCACTTCTGCTGAGAATACTAGTTCTCCAAGCCGGCGTTTTTGAACCAATACCATAA
- a CDS encoding PaaI family thioesterase, protein MGLRSVLAVGIDRINEFIHKAEPITTFLGYRLVELSEGRACAELDASENAQRVGGMLHGGVIMTALDETMGFAALTVNDGDDQVTVELKVNFLEPGVKKPFKICGQVVRRGNRIAVVEGEVRDADGRLVAKALGTWYYLKNNPQHSGAEAGR, encoded by the coding sequence GTGGGGCTTAGGTCGGTGCTCGCCGTGGGGATTGACCGCATCAACGAATTTATCCACAAGGCCGAGCCCATAACGACCTTCCTCGGATACAGGCTCGTGGAACTGTCGGAGGGCCGCGCATGCGCCGAGCTAGACGCCAGCGAAAACGCCCAGAGGGTAGGCGGGATGCTACACGGAGGGGTAATCATGACGGCACTAGACGAGACCATGGGATTCGCCGCGTTGACGGTAAACGACGGAGACGATCAGGTGACGGTGGAGCTGAAGGTAAACTTTCTAGAACCCGGCGTGAAGAAGCCCTTCAAAATCTGCGGACAAGTGGTGAGGCGGGGCAACCGCATAGCCGTAGTCGAGGGCGAGGTGAGAGACGCCGACGGCAGGCTAGTAGCAAAGGCCCTCGGCACCTGGTACTACCTCAAAAATAACCCACAGCACAGCGGCGCCGAGGCAGGTCGGTAG
- a CDS encoding cytochrome ubiquinol oxidase subunit I: MNPAVFIGFVGLGLAVTLHVIFVSMTIGSGLLAALYRWKAYRENDPWAELFARKVFKVLIVSELFSGVWGTIITVFLAGFFTAVTTLATNTLFIPIAIAIASIMIRIPTIAISWYTWGKIHPRTHSLVMWVMALSGFGVPFGFRAIFAEINHPVAVAYYLQTGHNPGFMPYSNPLFWTLYLHTVAAVISTGGFVAASLLALDKDPRGVKAGLLLGVGFLAAQLIFGPLYYFSLDWYSPLLFKAVNGEFLPLFVIKLAAVAALLALGFVSYKAARAGVISSYVKWLGPLALFTVALGEILNDGGRYPNLVILGDKGLSADLFANFYMDIPMPAVYVILAFLILSIVVFTMAAFYALYRRFIAEVPEV; this comes from the coding sequence ATGAACCCCGCGGTCTTCATCGGCTTTGTAGGCCTCGGCCTCGCCGTTACGCTACACGTAATATTCGTCTCGATGACTATCGGCAGTGGCCTCCTCGCCGCGTTGTATAGGTGGAAGGCGTACAGGGAGAACGACCCGTGGGCCGAGCTCTTTGCGAGGAAGGTGTTTAAGGTGTTGATAGTGTCTGAGCTGTTCTCCGGCGTGTGGGGCACAATAATAACTGTATTCCTGGCCGGCTTCTTTACCGCTGTGACGACGCTGGCCACAAATACTCTCTTCATCCCCATAGCCATCGCCATCGCCTCCATAATGATTAGGATACCCACAATTGCGATTAGCTGGTATACCTGGGGCAAGATACACCCGCGGACCCACTCCCTGGTGATGTGGGTGATGGCTCTCTCCGGCTTCGGCGTGCCCTTCGGCTTCAGGGCCATATTCGCCGAGATAAACCACCCCGTGGCTGTGGCGTACTACCTCCAAACTGGCCACAACCCCGGCTTCATGCCGTATTCCAACCCGCTGTTCTGGACCCTGTACCTCCACACAGTGGCCGCTGTGATATCTACAGGTGGCTTCGTCGCCGCCAGCCTGCTGGCTCTGGATAAGGACCCCAGGGGAGTGAAGGCCGGCCTATTGCTGGGGGTGGGCTTCTTGGCCGCTCAGCTCATCTTCGGCCCGCTGTACTACTTCTCGCTTGACTGGTACTCCCCGCTACTCTTCAAGGCGGTCAACGGAGAGTTCCTCCCGCTATTTGTTATAAAACTCGCCGCGGTCGCCGCCCTCCTGGCGCTTGGATTCGTCTCGTATAAAGCGGCGAGGGCGGGCGTAATTTCTAGCTACGTCAAGTGGCTGGGGCCGCTTGCGCTCTTCACAGTTGCCCTCGGCGAGATTCTCAACGACGGGGGGCGCTACCCCAACCTGGTGATTCTAGGCGACAAGGGCCTGTCTGCAGACTTGTTTGCCAACTTCTACATGGATATACCCATGCCAGCTGTCTACGTGATACTGGCCTTTCTAATACTGTCAATTGTGGTTTTCACAATGGCCGCGTTCTACGCCTTGTATAGGAGGTTCATTGCAGAGGTACCCGAGGTTTAA
- a CDS encoding DMT family transporter, with protein sequence MAYTAWNTAVKLADPQSAASLLPLMPVITTALSAVLLHEGLSPLQTVGMALAIAGVYTALRVK encoded by the coding sequence GTGGCCTACACGGCGTGGAACACCGCAGTAAAGCTGGCAGACCCGCAGTCGGCCGCCTCGCTACTGCCGCTGATGCCTGTAATAACCACCGCGCTCTCCGCCGTCCTCCTCCACGAAGGCCTCAGCCCCCTCCAGACAGTCGGCATGGCCCTCGCCATCGCAGGGGTCTACACAGCGTTAAGAGTTAAATAG
- a CDS encoding DUF86 domain-containing protein, giving the protein MGDTAFKDMAILRELARYVFSYGAGLDRYTAEDLEDSKRLYGAMYLLMSQSQALIDMAERAVSLLGLSARCCADAGGQLMIHGVFTENDFKLYMNIVKFRNALVNKYQVVKIEIVKDIVLNRRYKQLIDLALKIVERFGEDL; this is encoded by the coding sequence GTGGGAGACACAGCTTTCAAAGACATGGCGATCTTGAGAGAGCTGGCTAGATACGTCTTCAGCTACGGGGCGGGGCTTGATAGATACACGGCAGAGGATTTAGAAGATTCAAAAAGGCTGTACGGCGCCATGTATCTCCTCATGTCTCAAAGCCAGGCGCTTATAGACATGGCAGAGAGGGCTGTCTCACTGCTGGGGCTCTCAGCCAGGTGTTGTGCAGACGCCGGCGGACAATTAATGATTCACGGAGTTTTTACAGAAAATGATTTTAAACTCTATATGAACATAGTTAAGTTTAGAAATGCTCTTGTTAATAAATATCAAGTTGTTAAAATAGAAATTGTTAAAGATATAGTATTAAACCGGCGCTATAAGCAGTTGATAGACTTGGCGCTAAAGATCGTGGAGAGATTTGGTGAGGATCTGTAA
- a CDS encoding antitoxin VapB family protein → MSTTITISRETKALLEALKRGKTWDEFLRELAQEAVKRRREDARRALAEMLEEEALERARWTRY, encoded by the coding sequence GTGAGCACGACAATTACAATATCCCGGGAGACCAAAGCCTTGCTAGAGGCGTTAAAGAGGGGCAAGACATGGGACGAGTTCCTCAGAGAGCTGGCTCAGGAGGCTGTAAAAAGACGCAGAGAGGACGCTAGGAGGGCACTGGCGGAGATGCTAGAAGAGGAGGCTCTGGAGAGAGCTAGATGGACAAGGTACTAG
- a CDS encoding nucleotidyltransferase domain-containing protein → MLEDFPWQKYGLGFAVLFGSRAGYKPVVRGDWDIAVWPDPGDRYGDLVTDLAARLGVREEDIDIVVLDEDTPCALVLEIAGGRPLYYRDLKEFLDVLYFHVNVCIDHFITLRKVEAWETQLSKTWRS, encoded by the coding sequence GTGCTTGAGGACTTTCCCTGGCAGAAATATGGTCTTGGATTCGCCGTGTTGTTTGGCTCGAGGGCGGGGTATAAGCCTGTTGTTAGGGGGGACTGGGACATAGCGGTTTGGCCCGATCCTGGCGATAGATACGGCGATTTAGTGACAGATCTCGCCGCGCGTTTAGGCGTGCGGGAGGAGGATATTGACATTGTAGTGCTTGACGAAGACACGCCCTGCGCGTTGGTTCTAGAAATCGCCGGGGGAAGGCCGCTCTACTACAGAGATTTGAAGGAATTTCTAGACGTGCTCTACTTCCATGTGAATGTCTGTATTGATCACTTTATCACTCTCAGAAAAGTGGAGGCGTGGGAGACACAGCTTTCAAAGACATGGCGATCTTGA
- a CDS encoding vitamin K epoxide reductase family protein — MRYLFIVLALSAAGILSRLAGYEQLGIWLLAAGGLAHTLLNKPGDVCRRGKLTGCEVVLGSPYARPLGIPLEYVGAAWFGGVPLAFHLGFGQIWALLAVLGVVLLIGIEVKLKAMCLYCTVAHIIGLICAVFLLL; from the coding sequence GTGAGATATCTATTCATCGTATTGGCGCTCTCCGCCGCGGGGATCTTGTCAAGGTTAGCGGGGTACGAGCAACTCGGTATATGGCTACTCGCGGCGGGGGGCTTGGCCCACACCCTCCTGAATAAGCCGGGAGATGTGTGTAGAAGAGGTAAACTCACCGGTTGCGAGGTGGTGCTCGGCTCTCCATATGCGAGGCCTCTTGGGATACCTCTTGAATACGTGGGGGCGGCGTGGTTCGGCGGCGTGCCCCTTGCGTTTCATCTAGGTTTTGGACAGATATGGGCCCTACTGGCTGTGTTAGGCGTAGTGTTGTTAATCGGAATTGAGGTGAAGCTTAAGGCGATGTGTCTATACTGCACAGTTGCGCACATAATTGGGCTTATATGCGCCGTCTTTCTACTTCTATGA
- the cimA gene encoding citramalate synthase: MPRFLYSHAGDYVEVLDTTLRDGAQGANVSFTLQDKVNIALKLDELGVDYIEGGWPYSNPKDLEFFKLMKEYPLTRSKLAAFGSTRRRGLRPHQDESLNSIVKADVPAAVIFGKSWTLHVDKVLEATREENLSMIAESVEYLRQHGMEVVYDAEHFFQGYQEDPEYALATVEAAWRAGARVVALADTNGGTPPHEVYRIVQEVRRRFPNMALGAHMHNDIGCAVANTLMAVAAGARHVQGTINGVGERTGNADLVAVLPTLELKMGFRVLRDEPAPAKYSRLREVSRLVYEALGAAPNPYQPYVGEFAFAHKGGVHADAVMKVPRAYEHVDPALVGNRRVFVVSEMAGGASVVLKAAEELGVELEKRDEAVRRALEEVKRLEKEGYSFDLAPASALLILMRHLGLYRERFQLLEWKVVTGPSEHSYALVKVRVGESVRLEAGEGVGPVHAVDVALRRALTASFPELGDVALSDYKVVLPTAKKSTESVVRVLAEFRDGQRMWRTVGVSTNIVKASIKALTDGYDFALQMRNGLGKKPIGEQRRVY, encoded by the coding sequence ATCCCCCGCTTCTTATATAGCCATGCCGGGGATTATGTAGAAGTTCTAGACACAACTCTCCGCGACGGCGCCCAGGGCGCCAACGTCTCCTTCACCCTCCAAGACAAGGTAAACATTGCCCTTAAGCTAGACGAGCTGGGGGTAGACTACATCGAGGGCGGCTGGCCCTACTCAAACCCCAAAGACCTGGAATTCTTTAAACTAATGAAGGAGTACCCCCTCACCAGATCCAAGCTGGCCGCCTTTGGGAGCACGCGGCGCAGAGGCCTAAGGCCCCACCAAGACGAGAGCCTCAACTCCATAGTCAAGGCTGACGTCCCGGCGGCTGTCATATTTGGCAAGAGCTGGACGCTACACGTCGACAAGGTGCTTGAAGCCACGAGGGAGGAGAACCTGTCGATGATTGCGGAGAGTGTGGAATATCTAAGGCAACACGGCATGGAGGTGGTGTACGACGCGGAGCACTTCTTCCAGGGCTACCAAGAGGATCCGGAGTACGCCCTCGCCACCGTCGAGGCGGCGTGGAGAGCCGGGGCGCGGGTGGTGGCGCTGGCAGACACAAACGGCGGCACGCCGCCCCACGAGGTGTATAGAATAGTGCAGGAGGTGAGGCGGAGGTTTCCAAACATGGCCCTGGGCGCCCACATGCACAACGATATTGGATGCGCCGTCGCCAACACGCTGATGGCTGTCGCCGCCGGGGCGAGGCACGTGCAGGGCACCATCAACGGAGTGGGGGAGAGGACGGGCAACGCCGACCTCGTGGCCGTGTTGCCTACCCTAGAGCTAAAGATGGGATTTAGAGTTCTCCGGGACGAGCCGGCCCCCGCTAAGTACAGCAGGCTGAGGGAGGTCTCCCGCCTGGTGTACGAGGCGCTCGGAGCGGCGCCAAACCCCTACCAGCCCTACGTCGGGGAGTTCGCCTTCGCCCACAAGGGCGGCGTCCACGCAGACGCGGTTATGAAGGTGCCTAGGGCCTACGAGCACGTGGATCCAGCCCTCGTGGGCAACAGGAGGGTTTTCGTCGTCTCTGAAATGGCGGGCGGCGCGAGCGTGGTGCTCAAAGCCGCGGAGGAGCTGGGGGTGGAGCTGGAGAAGAGAGACGAAGCCGTTAGACGCGCGCTGGAGGAAGTTAAGCGGTTGGAGAAGGAGGGCTACTCCTTCGATCTGGCCCCGGCGTCGGCGCTACTCATCCTCATGCGCCACCTCGGCCTCTACAGAGAGCGCTTCCAGCTACTAGAGTGGAAGGTGGTTACTGGACCCAGCGAGCACTCCTACGCGTTGGTAAAGGTTAGGGTCGGCGAATCCGTCCGGCTGGAGGCGGGGGAGGGCGTGGGGCCTGTCCACGCCGTAGACGTCGCTCTGAGGAGGGCGCTGACGGCGTCTTTCCCGGAGCTGGGCGACGTGGCTCTCAGCGACTACAAAGTGGTACTGCCCACAGCCAAGAAGAGCACGGAGAGCGTGGTCAGAGTCTTGGCGGAGTTTAGAGACGGGCAGAGGATGTGGAGAACAGTGGGGGTTTCTACAAACATCGTAAAGGCCTCTATAAAAGCCCTCACAGACGGCTACGACTTCGCCTTACAGATGAGAAACGGGTTGGGAAAAAAGCCTATTGGGGAACAACGACGCGTTTACTAA
- a CDS encoding DMT family transporter, whose translation MYMRGRGLGLLLATVSIVSWSTNYLVGRYMASGGVDPLALSVARFALATPAVFALARFPRYRGGLVLLAALGLLGVAGFNIFLYSSLVYISAAAASLFVVLASPATQLLQALLHREAPSRGALLGSAASFAGAYLILEPYITIRSLLGPALAILATLSWSLYTVLVRRVYNFYTPAEAMAWISLLGTLAMSPLAAYADYHALLTHTHTPLW comes from the coding sequence TCTCCATAGTGTCTTGGAGCACTAACTACCTAGTGGGTAGATACATGGCATCGGGGGGCGTCGACCCCCTCGCTCTCTCCGTAGCTAGATTTGCCCTGGCGACACCTGCCGTATTTGCCCTAGCCCGCTTCCCGAGGTACAGAGGAGGGCTCGTCCTCCTTGCGGCGCTGGGGCTTCTTGGGGTGGCGGGGTTTAACATATTTCTCTACAGCTCCCTAGTCTACATATCCGCCGCCGCGGCCTCTCTATTCGTGGTTCTGGCCAGCCCCGCGACCCAGCTGTTGCAGGCTTTGCTACACCGCGAGGCGCCGAGCCGCGGGGCGTTGCTGGGCTCCGCTGCCTCATTCGCGGGGGCGTACCTCATCCTCGAGCCCTACATCACAATTAGGTCATTGCTGGGCCCCGCCCTGGCGATCCTCGCCACGCTGTCATGGTCGCTCTACACTGTCCTGGTTAGGCGGGTGTATAACTTCTACACCCCCGCCGAGGCCATGGCCTGGATCTCCCTCCTCGGCACTCTGGCCATGTCGCCGCTGGCCGCCTACGCAGACTACCACGCACTGCTGACCCACACACACACGCCGCTCTGGTAG
- a CDS encoding SRPBCC domain-containing protein has protein sequence MRVVESGQFQVNKPPREVVEMLKKPEVVAKLIPGVTNVQKSGDEYVGEALVRLGHLSGKMNARFKYSEVRDDGVVVVGRATGLQTTADFKIEVTATPGGSGSVVSWKFEGEARGLAATLAPSLVSGALRKMAEEAAQNLAQYINKS, from the coding sequence ATGCGCGTGGTGGAATCTGGCCAGTTTCAGGTGAACAAGCCGCCCCGGGAGGTTGTGGAGATGTTGAAAAAGCCTGAGGTTGTGGCGAAGCTCATACCTGGGGTCACCAACGTGCAGAAGTCCGGCGATGAGTACGTGGGCGAGGCGTTGGTGAGGCTTGGGCACCTCTCCGGCAAGATGAACGCCCGCTTCAAATACTCAGAGGTTCGCGACGACGGCGTAGTGGTCGTAGGGAGGGCCACGGGGCTACAGACAACGGCAGACTTCAAAATAGAGGTCACTGCGACCCCCGGCGGCTCGGGGTCTGTGGTCAGCTGGAAATTCGAGGGCGAGGCCCGGGGCCTAGCCGCAACGCTGGCGCCCTCGCTTGTGAGCGGTGCTTTGAGAAAAATGGCCGAGGAGGCGGCGCAGAATTTAGCCCAGTACATCAATAAATCATAG
- a CDS encoding DUF131 domain-containing protein, translated as MDLLTAALLLIIVGVFLMALSMLITALKKEEGGESKTEAGGVVLIGPVPIVFGTSQRIAQLTLILAILLTALALLLFTLPLLR; from the coding sequence GTGGATTTGCTGACAGCGGCGTTGTTGTTGATCATCGTCGGCGTGTTCCTCATGGCGTTATCCATGCTCATCACCGCGTTGAAAAAAGAGGAGGGCGGAGAGTCAAAAACAGAGGCGGGAGGAGTCGTGTTGATCGGGCCCGTGCCCATCGTCTTCGGCACAAGCCAGAGGATAGCCCAGCTCACCCTTATACTGGCTATTCTACTCACAGCACTGGCGTTGCTTCTGTTCACACTGCCGCTCCTTAGGTGA
- a CDS encoding cytochrome ubiquinol oxidase subunit I — MTNPNPLLPLSALGIYFHGTFISLTFGLPVAIGVMLWKWWRTGDRDYYKAARIMTAVLGVNFALGAITGTLVEFGLVQVWPGVNLAIATFAFAPLALELIAFANEIAFLILFIVTLGRVKPPTSIAILALYAAFAYFSGVLITAVNSWMQAPWGVGPVAKTLYPFMPEYGPNVVDVPKLVALKLAAVATGQPISLLIEKPGFAQEVGIVLKDPMIALYSPYALVSIFHNILAAILIGMAVATAGWAYRYFKTGDQKYLKIVKPLAGAFAVLFVIQAPIVAHFMGEAVVHYNPTKFALMEGAEQTYHDPIIALVAYGDPNKPIIGFDELEKACMSNTLTVGDLAKALNLPQTLKLAGQTVDISSLASVKLSDLCLADLQKAKAYMPLIHTAYYVKVAFAIIGGLAAAVLFFYFYKVPGLSAIASAIAKIFGDERRRVFLLALLLVLGTVIPAVGGWAVREIGRKPWSVYGLLYPSEIVTPVPYAASPGFLAFAYLVILAVNIGGLYAMYLVATREYKFLELLKKGAGVGQ, encoded by the coding sequence ATGACGAATCCAAACCCACTTCTTCCATTAAGCGCGTTGGGGATCTACTTCCACGGCACGTTCATATCGCTGACATTTGGCCTCCCCGTGGCGATAGGCGTAATGCTCTGGAAGTGGTGGCGCACCGGAGACCGCGACTACTACAAGGCGGCCCGCATCATGACGGCCGTGCTTGGGGTGAACTTCGCACTGGGCGCCATCACCGGGACACTCGTAGAGTTCGGCCTAGTCCAGGTGTGGCCCGGCGTAAACCTAGCCATAGCCACCTTCGCCTTTGCCCCCCTCGCCCTGGAGCTGATCGCCTTCGCTAACGAAATAGCCTTCTTAATACTTTTTATAGTAACTCTAGGCAGGGTCAAGCCGCCTACCAGCATCGCCATTTTAGCGCTGTACGCCGCCTTTGCATACTTCTCCGGCGTCTTGATCACCGCCGTGAACAGCTGGATGCAGGCGCCCTGGGGCGTCGGCCCCGTGGCCAAGACTCTGTACCCATTCATGCCCGAGTACGGCCCCAACGTCGTCGACGTCCCGAAGCTCGTGGCGCTTAAGCTAGCCGCCGTCGCCACCGGCCAGCCCATCTCCCTCTTAATCGAGAAGCCGGGGTTCGCCCAGGAAGTGGGCATCGTGTTAAAAGACCCGATGATCGCCCTTTACAGCCCCTATGCTCTGGTGTCTATATTCCACAACATTCTCGCCGCGATTCTAATCGGGATGGCCGTGGCCACCGCCGGGTGGGCCTATAGGTACTTTAAGACTGGCGACCAGAAGTACCTCAAGATCGTGAAGCCGCTGGCTGGCGCCTTCGCCGTGCTGTTCGTCATACAGGCTCCCATAGTGGCGCACTTCATGGGCGAGGCGGTGGTGCACTACAACCCCACCAAATTCGCCCTTATGGAAGGCGCCGAGCAGACCTACCACGACCCGATCATCGCCCTCGTGGCCTACGGAGATCCCAACAAGCCCATAATCGGCTTCGACGAGCTGGAGAAGGCTTGTATGAGCAACACCTTGACTGTAGGCGACTTGGCCAAGGCCCTCAACCTGCCCCAGACGCTGAAACTAGCCGGACAGACTGTGGACATCTCCTCCCTAGCTTCTGTAAAGCTAAGCGACTTGTGCCTCGCAGATCTGCAGAAGGCCAAGGCGTATATGCCGCTGATACACACAGCCTACTATGTCAAGGTTGCCTTTGCGATAATCGGCGGCCTCGCCGCGGCTGTCCTCTTCTTCTACTTCTATAAGGTGCCCGGCCTCTCAGCCATAGCCAGCGCCATTGCTAAAATATTCGGCGACGAGAGGCGGAGGGTGTTTCTCCTAGCGCTTCTGCTGGTGCTGGGCACGGTCATCCCTGCCGTGGGCGGCTGGGCAGTTAGGGAGATAGGGAGGAAGCCATGGAGCGTCTACGGCCTCCTGTACCCCTCGGAGATTGTGACGCCAGTGCCCTATGCCGCCAGCCCCGGCTTCCTCGCCTTCGCCTATCTTGTGATTTTGGCGGTGAACATCGGCGGCCTCTACGCCATGTATCTAGTGGCCACTAGGGAGTACAAATTCCTAGAGCTTTTGAAGAAGGGCGCCGGGGTTGGGCAATGA
- a CDS encoding CBS domain-containing protein, which translates to MKVAAVAGTNVVTCLPTTPIGEVAELILARNIGSVVVDPANPSKPVGIVGERDLLKAYVAGVDPSTPVREIMSKLIITVGADAHIGEALLLMKEANVRRLVVTKSGELYGVAALRDVVYNIPLLKILADHFSK; encoded by the coding sequence ATGAAAGTTGCCGCTGTGGCCGGAACTAACGTAGTTACCTGTCTCCCCACCACGCCGATTGGTGAAGTAGCGGAGTTAATTCTTGCGAGAAACATTGGCTCGGTGGTGGTAGACCCAGCTAACCCCTCAAAACCCGTGGGTATCGTAGGCGAGAGGGATCTGCTAAAGGCTTATGTGGCCGGGGTGGATCCCTCGACTCCGGTGCGCGAAATTATGTCCAAGCTAATTATAACAGTAGGTGCAGATGCTCACATAGGCGAGGCGTTGCTACTAATGAAGGAGGCCAATGTGAGGCGTCTAGTGGTGACTAAGAGCGGTGAGCTGTACGGCGTAGCGGCTTTGAGAGATGTTGTGTACAACATACCGCTCTTAAAAATTCTCGCCGACCACTTCTCCAAATAA
- a CDS encoding ATP-binding protein yields MRIIRRSECGQLARARSWTLLYGRRKVGKTTLLRTCVPHDLYVLVGHGGGHAVVGDEVVPVEEAVREVGAVLRRGGVAVVDEFQRLPTRYWDLVASWSPRGVLIAAGSSYGIVHKVFDKSSPLLGLFSPLHIDIIAYEEVLAQVGDPLLAVVWRDPWAIPHINSVEELRERARDLALIARGLIGEIFTEEDRELTDTYWRAILLVAEGYWKSTDVAGALGLRGGLASASSILSKLSKMGVLRAVPTLGRERYYTVRSPVLSLILYAEAKYSVSDLGAAPPELPIGREVQFTVGEMLASYYGAVQRYSPREDIDVVLTRGRRRLWAFEVKLGPFTKPEAAEAVTRLRKVAEKAGLVSLSERPPEVGDASLGPQELYQMARELAKSRGVI; encoded by the coding sequence GTGAGAATAATTCGACGTAGTGAATGTGGCCAGTTGGCCAGGGCCCGTAGCTGGACTTTGTTGTACGGTAGGCGGAAGGTTGGCAAGACCACGCTACTTAGGACTTGTGTCCCCCACGACCTCTACGTGCTGGTGGGCCACGGCGGGGGCCACGCCGTGGTGGGCGACGAGGTGGTGCCGGTGGAGGAGGCGGTTAGGGAGGTGGGCGCCGTGTTGAGGAGGGGCGGCGTCGCCGTGGTTGACGAATTCCAGCGGCTTCCCACGAGGTACTGGGATTTGGTGGCCAGCTGGTCTCCACGTGGGGTTTTGATAGCGGCGGGCTCCAGCTACGGGATTGTTCACAAGGTATTTGACAAGTCCAGCCCCCTCCTCGGGCTCTTCTCCCCCCTGCACATAGACATAATTGCATACGAGGAGGTTCTGGCGCAGGTGGGGGACCCCCTCCTCGCCGTGGTGTGGAGAGATCCGTGGGCCATACCCCACATAAATAGCGTAGAGGAGCTCAGGGAGAGGGCGCGGGATCTGGCGCTTATCGCCAGGGGGCTCATCGGCGAGATCTTCACGGAGGAGGACAGGGAGCTGACCGACACCTACTGGAGGGCTATACTGCTGGTGGCAGAGGGGTACTGGAAGAGCACAGACGTGGCGGGGGCCCTAGGCCTTAGAGGCGGCCTCGCCTCGGCGTCCTCCATCCTCTCTAAACTTTCTAAGATGGGCGTTTTGAGGGCTGTGCCTACCCTCGGGCGGGAGAGGTACTACACAGTGAGGTCGCCGGTGCTCTCCCTCATACTCTACGCCGAGGCTAAGTACAGCGTCAGCGACCTAGGCGCAGCCCCGCCCGAGTTGCCAATTGGGCGCGAGGTCCAGTTCACGGTGGGGGAGATGCTCGCCAGCTACTACGGAGCCGTCCAGCGGTACTCGCCCCGGGAGGATATCGACGTGGTGTTGACAAGAGGGCGTAGGAGGCTGTGGGCCTTTGAGGTGAAGCTAGGCCCCTTCACAAAGCCAGAGGCCGCCGAGGCGGTCACGAGGCTTAGAAAAGTGGCCGAGAAGGCGGGGCTCGTCAGCCTCTCGGAGAGGCCGCCGGAGGTGGGCGACGCCTCGCTTGGGCCCCAGGAGCTGTACCAAATGGCGAGGGAGCTCGCGAAAAGCCGAGGCGTCATTTAA